Proteins from a single region of Hydra vulgaris chromosome 12, alternate assembly HydraT2T_AEP:
- the LOC136088398 gene encoding uncharacterized protein LOC136088398, with protein MLQSRSNSKKNLIDIDIDNLRKKLIISNLNKLIPIIKTIIFIGRNDIAFRGHRDDSKYHPEIGETYKDNIGIGNFVELLNFHIEAGDKVLEHQIRSAPKNATYISKTAQNELIECCGKTIKEVLIKKIKKSGYFSILCDGASDCSNVKQLSLVIRYIDCDNVICEDFLRFIKFKSSTTGLSLTQNIISAIDDLGFDIKKCRGQGYDGAGAMSDKLKGISS; from the coding sequence ATGCTGCAATCTAgatctaattcaaaaaaaaatctgattgaCATTGACATCGATAatctaagaaaaaaacttattataagtaatctaaataaattaattccaattataaagacaattatttttattggccGCAACGATATTGCTTTTCGAGGTCATCGTGATGACAGTAAGTATCATCCAGAGATTGGAGAAACATATAAAGACAACATTGGTATAGGTAACTTtgtagagcttttaaattttcatatcgAAGCAGGTGATAAAGTTCTTGAGCACCAAATTCGTTCTGCTCCTAAAAATGCAACCTATATATCTAAAACCGCACAAAACGAACTTATTGAATGCTGTGGAAAAACAATCAAAGAAGTTctaattaagaaaattaaaaagtcagGTTATTTTTCTATCTTATGTGATGGAGCCTCTGATTGTTCTAATGTTAAACAGCTATCTCTAGTTATAAGATACATTGACTGTGATAATGTTATTTGCGAAGATTTTCTAcgctttattaaatttaaatctagtaCAACTGGTCTTAGTCTTAcgcaaaatataatttctgcAATTGATGATCTTGGTTTTGATATCAAAAAATGTAGAGGTCAAGGATATGATGGTGCTGGGGCAATGTCTGATAAATTAAAAGGTATTTcatcttga